From a region of the Cucumis sativus cultivar 9930 chromosome 6, Cucumber_9930_V3, whole genome shotgun sequence genome:
- the LOC101205086 gene encoding protein yippee-like: MGRLFVVNLEGRIYSCKHCRTHLALYEDIVSKSFQSRHGKAYLFNKVVNVSVGVKETRMMMTGMHTVADIFCVGCGSIVGWTYETAFEKNQKYKEGKSVLERFKVSGPGGTSYWVSHTHSHETAHGGGSDADEA; the protein is encoded by the exons ATGGGGAGGTTGTTCGTTGTGAACCTTGAAGGAAGGATCTATAGCTGCAAACACTGCCGAACCCATCTTGCACTTTATGAGGACATCGTTTCCAAG TCTTTCCAAAGCAGACATGGAAAAGCTTACCTCTTCAATAAAGT AGTGAATGTTTCTGTTGGAGTGAAAGAAACGAGAATGATGATGACGGGAATGCATACTGTTGCTGATATCTTTTGTGTTGGATGTGGATCAATTGTGGGATGGACATAT GAAACTGCCTTTGAGAAAAATCAGAAGTACAAAGAAGGGAAATCGGTACTGGAGAG GTTCAAGGTTTCAGGGCCTGGTGGAACCAGTTATTGGGTTAGTCATACTCATAGTCACGAAACAGCCCATGGTGGAGGAAGTGATGCAGATGAAgcttga
- the LOC101204837 gene encoding arginyl-tRNA--protein transferase 2 isoform X2 — MAGKTMSDASSSTIGGAERGESVVYDCRRRKSSCGYCKSGSRGSITHGLWAPDNLTVDDYQDLLDRGWRRSGCYLYKPEMEKTCCPSYTIRLKASDFAPSKDQLRVSRRFQRFLDGALEHDKSVEQVEISSTSEGGSHALNGESHSVGKNSMSFKNEENEEDRFMLHLSDMVDDSIRLYTKSSVLPGSIQIPKASVKRVSHAKKKLLVQGSKDIIYTCNVAFQLSASIRRAQVGEMKNDNLASSESNTAETGFIPKIIAEKLVNHLSQVDGLSSFSIKACNGHINFYSDEGEASFPKSAEKANISQETAKARSTDSSMEKNPKCSLPKRRKFELRLKRSSFDPVEYALYRRYQLAVHNDTPDRISEASYRNFLVDTPLNFVPSTGDGTVPPCGFGSFHQQYLIDGKLVAVGVVDILPRCLSSKYLFWDPAYAFLSLGKYSALQEIEWVKQNQMHCASLQYYYLGYYIHNCGKMRYKATYRPSELLCPLRYTWVPFDAVKPLLDQKSYVVLSDSSLQQNGESSPLTKVPNDMELEHNADFPEEPDDVNMDEDGEMAEAYSDSSDEDLDSDSNGLASSDTEDRDVTNILIGIGDSRMRYKLFLGIPMQ; from the exons ATGGCCGGAAAGACTATGAGCGACGCGAGCAGTAGTACTATTGGTGGTGCAGAGAGAGGGGAAAGCGTTGTGTATGACTGTAGAAGACGAAAATCCTCGTGTGGTTATTGCAAATCTGGTTCTCGCGGCAGCATCACTCACG GTTTATGGGCTCCAGATAATCTTACGGTTGATGATTACCAAG ATCTCCTTGATCGTGGCTGGAGAAGATCTGGCTGTTATCTCTACAAACCCGAGATGGAAAAAACATGTTGCCCATCTTATACAATCCGTTTGAAGGCATCTGACTTTGCTCCATCTAAAGATCAGCTACGAGTGTCTAGACGGTTTCAAAG GTTTCTAGATGGTGCCTTGGAGCATGACAAATCAGTGGAACAAGTAGAAATTTCAAGTACTTCCGAGGGTGGTAGTCATGCACTTAATGGGGAATCTCACTCAGTAGGAAAGAACTCAATGTCctttaaaaatgaagaaaatgaggaAGACCGCTTTATGCTTCATCTGTCTGATATGGTTGATGATTCCATAAGGTTATACACCAAAAGCAGTGTTCTTCCCGGTAGCATACAGATTCCAAAAGCTTCTGTCAAAAGGGTTTCCCATGCAAAGAAAAAACTGCTGGTTCAAGGATCAAAGGATATTATATACACCTGCAATGTTGCATTCCAATTGTCTGCCAGCATAAGGCGTGCCCAAGTTggtgaaatgaaaaatgataacTTAGCATCATCAGAGAGTAATACAGCAGAAACTGGGTTCATACCTAAAATAATAGCTGAAAAGTTGGTAAATCATTTGAGCCAGGTCGATGGGCTATCCAGTTTCTCAATCAAAGCATGCAATGgacatattaatttttattctgaTGAAGGTGAAGCTTCCTTCCCGAAGAGTGCTGAAAAGGCTAACATTTCTCAGGAAACTGCTAAAGCCAGAAGTACAGATTCCAGTATGGAAAAGAACCCTAAATGTTCATTACCAAAGAGACGTAAGTTTGAGCTACGCCTGAAAAGGTCCAGTTTTGATCCTGTGGAATACGCTTTGTACAGACGGTATCAGCTTGCTGTGCACAATGATACTCCAGATCGCATATCAGAAGCCTCATATAGGAATTTTCTGGTCGACACCCCCCTCAACTTTGTTCCCTCAACTGGTGATGGTACAGTTCCTCCCTGCGGTTTTGGTTCTTTTCACCAGCAATATTTGATTGATGGAAAGTTAGTTGCAGTTGGTGTTGTAGACATCCTTCCAAGATGTTTATCGAGTAAATATCTATTCTGGGACCCTGCCTATGCTTTCCTATCTCTGGGCAAGTATTCAGCCTTACAAGAAATAGAATGggtaaaacaaaatcaaatgcaTTGTGCCAGTCTTCAATATTATTATCTTGGTTATTATATTCACAACTGCGGAAAGATGAGATATAAGGCAACATATCGGCCATCAGAGCTTCTTTGCCCTCTCCGTTACAC GTGGGTTCCATTTGATGCTGTGAAGCCATTGCTCGATCAAAAGTCTTATGTAGTCTTATCAGATTCTTCACTCCAACAAAATGGGGAATCATCACCACTTACCAAGGTACCTAATGATATGGAACTTGAACACAATGCTGATTTCCCGGAAGAACCAGATGATGTTAATATGGATGAGGATGGGGAAATGGCCGAGGCTTACTCGGATAGTTCTGATGAGGATTTGGACTCAGATAGCAATGGCCTGGCCTCCTCTGACACGGAAGATCGAGATgtcacaaatattttaatcggCATAGGCGACTCCCGTATGAGATATAAG ttGTTTCTTGGCATACCAATGCAATGA
- the LOC101204837 gene encoding arginyl-tRNA--protein transferase 2 isoform X1, producing the protein MAGKTMSDASSSTIGGAERGESVVYDCRRRKSSCGYCKSGSRGSITHGLWAPDNLTVDDYQDLLDRGWRRSGCYLYKPEMEKTCCPSYTIRLKASDFAPSKDQLRVSRRFQRFLDGALEHDKSVEQVEISSTSEGGSHALNGESHSVGKNSMSFKNEENEEDRFMLHLSDMVDDSIRLYTKSSVLPGSIQIPKASVKRVSHAKKKLLVQGSKDIIYTCNVAFQLSASIRRAQVGEMKNDNLASSESNTAETGFIPKIIAEKLVNHLSQVDGLSSFSIKACNGHINFYSDEGEASFPKSAEKANISQETAKARSTDSSMEKNPKCSLPKRRKFELRLKRSSFDPVEYALYRRYQLAVHNDTPDRISEASYRNFLVDTPLNFVPSTGDGTVPPCGFGSFHQQYLIDGKLVAVGVVDILPRCLSSKYLFWDPAYAFLSLGKYSALQEIEWVKQNQMHCASLQYYYLGYYIHNCGKMRYKATYRPSELLCPLRYTWVPFDAVKPLLDQKSYVVLSDSSLQQNGESSPLTKVPNDMELEHNADFPEEPDDVNMDEDGEMAEAYSDSSDEDLDSDSNGLASSDTEDRDVTNILIGIGDSRMRYKDIQQAISSSGRSYLENQLIRYKRVVGKELSERIVYILR; encoded by the exons ATGGCCGGAAAGACTATGAGCGACGCGAGCAGTAGTACTATTGGTGGTGCAGAGAGAGGGGAAAGCGTTGTGTATGACTGTAGAAGACGAAAATCCTCGTGTGGTTATTGCAAATCTGGTTCTCGCGGCAGCATCACTCACG GTTTATGGGCTCCAGATAATCTTACGGTTGATGATTACCAAG ATCTCCTTGATCGTGGCTGGAGAAGATCTGGCTGTTATCTCTACAAACCCGAGATGGAAAAAACATGTTGCCCATCTTATACAATCCGTTTGAAGGCATCTGACTTTGCTCCATCTAAAGATCAGCTACGAGTGTCTAGACGGTTTCAAAG GTTTCTAGATGGTGCCTTGGAGCATGACAAATCAGTGGAACAAGTAGAAATTTCAAGTACTTCCGAGGGTGGTAGTCATGCACTTAATGGGGAATCTCACTCAGTAGGAAAGAACTCAATGTCctttaaaaatgaagaaaatgaggaAGACCGCTTTATGCTTCATCTGTCTGATATGGTTGATGATTCCATAAGGTTATACACCAAAAGCAGTGTTCTTCCCGGTAGCATACAGATTCCAAAAGCTTCTGTCAAAAGGGTTTCCCATGCAAAGAAAAAACTGCTGGTTCAAGGATCAAAGGATATTATATACACCTGCAATGTTGCATTCCAATTGTCTGCCAGCATAAGGCGTGCCCAAGTTggtgaaatgaaaaatgataacTTAGCATCATCAGAGAGTAATACAGCAGAAACTGGGTTCATACCTAAAATAATAGCTGAAAAGTTGGTAAATCATTTGAGCCAGGTCGATGGGCTATCCAGTTTCTCAATCAAAGCATGCAATGgacatattaatttttattctgaTGAAGGTGAAGCTTCCTTCCCGAAGAGTGCTGAAAAGGCTAACATTTCTCAGGAAACTGCTAAAGCCAGAAGTACAGATTCCAGTATGGAAAAGAACCCTAAATGTTCATTACCAAAGAGACGTAAGTTTGAGCTACGCCTGAAAAGGTCCAGTTTTGATCCTGTGGAATACGCTTTGTACAGACGGTATCAGCTTGCTGTGCACAATGATACTCCAGATCGCATATCAGAAGCCTCATATAGGAATTTTCTGGTCGACACCCCCCTCAACTTTGTTCCCTCAACTGGTGATGGTACAGTTCCTCCCTGCGGTTTTGGTTCTTTTCACCAGCAATATTTGATTGATGGAAAGTTAGTTGCAGTTGGTGTTGTAGACATCCTTCCAAGATGTTTATCGAGTAAATATCTATTCTGGGACCCTGCCTATGCTTTCCTATCTCTGGGCAAGTATTCAGCCTTACAAGAAATAGAATGggtaaaacaaaatcaaatgcaTTGTGCCAGTCTTCAATATTATTATCTTGGTTATTATATTCACAACTGCGGAAAGATGAGATATAAGGCAACATATCGGCCATCAGAGCTTCTTTGCCCTCTCCGTTACAC GTGGGTTCCATTTGATGCTGTGAAGCCATTGCTCGATCAAAAGTCTTATGTAGTCTTATCAGATTCTTCACTCCAACAAAATGGGGAATCATCACCACTTACCAAGGTACCTAATGATATGGAACTTGAACACAATGCTGATTTCCCGGAAGAACCAGATGATGTTAATATGGATGAGGATGGGGAAATGGCCGAGGCTTACTCGGATAGTTCTGATGAGGATTTGGACTCAGATAGCAATGGCCTGGCCTCCTCTGACACGGAAGATCGAGATgtcacaaatattttaatcggCATAGGCGACTCCCGTATGAGATATAAG GATATACAACAAGCCATCTCTTCCTCTGGAAGGAGTTACTTAGAAAATCAGCTGATTAGATACAAGAGAGTGGTTGGTAAAGAGCTTTCGGAAAGGATAGTTTACATACTTCGATGA
- the LOC101204600 gene encoding endochitinase A — translation MMNRSFRALESQMQAPVKRQQVGGLRASVMKDKEEELALFLEMRKREKERNDLLSNNAEEFDAPLATKPGTSPIFNISATPAPTRKTGADDFLNSDNDKNDYDWLLTPPGTPLFPSLETESERVLMSHATPMGRPNVLKSRLANLQQEPTTRSNMVSKQPASSPGLTSSSVGIRRPSSSGGPGSRPATPTGRPTLTTTSRPSRSSTPTSRATLPSNKPVVSSAKIGAASNKLSTASAKPTVTMTKPTVSSTKSSVPTRSSTPTRSTARSSTPTSRPTIPPPKPTSRASTPTRRPSTPSSASSAPVSLVKSSSSISKPSPTVSRNQAPSRGASPTVKSRPWNPSEMPGFTLDAPPNLRTSLPDRPLSVTRGRPGAPSARSSSVEPVPNGRPRRQSCSPSRGRAPNGNIHLSGGSVPAINRMHSKANDNISPVLIGTKMVERVINMRKLVPPKQDDKHSSPHGNLSGKSSSPDSSGFGRTLSKKSLDMAIRHMDIRRSIPGNLRPLMTNIPASSMYSVRSGPSRSRTISVSDSPLATSSNASSEMSVNNNGLCLDTHEIDDEIGSERGGRSPRSMCAR, via the exons ATGATGAATCGTAGTTTTAGGGCTTTGGAATCGCAAATGCAAGCTCCGGTGAAACGGCAGCAAGTTGGAGGACTAAGGGCATCCGTCATGAAAGATAAAGAGGAGGAGCTTGCCTTGTTCTTGGAAATGAGAAAGCGTGAGAAAGAGAGGAACGATCTTTTATCTAATAACGCAGAAGAGTTTGATGCCCCTTTAG CAACAAAACCAGGAACTTCTCCAATTTTTAACATCTCAGCAACCCCAGCCCCTACTCGCAAGACTGGTGCCGATGATTTTCTGAATTCTgacaatgataaaaatgattatgattG GCTTCTAACTCCTCCTGGAACTCCTCTTTTTCCATCTTTGGAAACTGAGTCAGAAAGGGTCTTAATGAGCCATGCTACTCCAATGGGTCGTCCCAATGTGCTGAAATCTAGA CTTGCAAATCTCCAACAAGAACCTACTACGAGGAGCAACATGGTCTCGAAACAACCAGCTTCTTCTCCAGGGTTGACCTCTTCAAGTGTAGGGATACGTCGACCTTCATCATCTGGAGGTCCTGGATCAAGACCTGCTACCCCAACTGGACGTCCTACATTAACCACAACATCTAGACCTTCCAGATCCTCAACGCCTACTTCTAGGGCGACTTTACCTTCAAATAAACCTGTAGTTTCTTCAGCTAAGATTGGAGCAGCTTCAAATAAGCTGTCAACTGCGTCAGCCAAGCCTACAGTTACCATGACTAAGCCCACTGTTTCCTCTACCAAGTCCTCAGTTCCTACAAGATCTTCTACTCCAACAAGATCAACAGCAAGATCATCAACACCGACTTCTAGACCTACCATACCTCCACCTAAGCCCACATCGAGGGCCTCGACTCCTACTCGCCGACCATCTACACCATCTAGTGCATCAAGTGCACCTGTTTCCTTAGTCAAATCTTCATCATCAATTTCAAAGCCATCTCCAACTGTGTCGAGGAATCAAGCACCATCGAGAGGAGCTTCCCCAACAGTAAAATCCAGACCATGGAATCCTTCAGAGATGCCTGGTTTCACTCTTGATGCTCCACCAAATTTAAGGACATCACTTCCTGATAGGCCACTTTCAGTTACAAGAGGCCGGCCTGGAGCACCAAGTGCACGATCTTCTTCTGTAGAACCTGTTCCAAACGGTAGGCCAAGACGACAATCATGCTCTCCGTCTCGAGGACGTGCACCTAATGGCAATATTCATCTCAGTGGGGGTTCTGTCCCTGCAATAAACCGTATGCACTCTAAAGCTAATGACAACATAAGTCCGGTATTAATAGGGACTAAAATGGTTGAAAGGGTAATAAACATGCGCAAATTGGTCCCTCCCAAGCAAGATGACAAACATTCTTCACCTCATGGGAATCTGTCTGGAAAGTCTTCGTCGCCAGATAGCTCGGGCTTTGGAAGAACATTATCTAAGAAGTCTCTGGATATGGCAATAAGACACATG GATATAAGGAGAAGCATTCCAGGTAATTTACGACCATTAATGACAAATATTCCAGCTTCTTCAATGTATAGTGTAAGATCCGGGCCATCTCGAAGTCGAACTATCAGTGTTTCAGACTCTCCTCTTGCCACGAGTAGCAACGCTAGTTCTGAAATGAGTGTGAACAACAATGGTCTCTGTTTAGATACACATGAAATTGATGACGAAATTGGCAGCGAGCGAGGGGGTCGATCACCTCGCAGCATGTGCGCTAGGTGA
- the LOC116404745 gene encoding probable LRR receptor-like serine/threonine-protein kinase At3g47570, whose translation MECGNSPHCMKCCKFELILMCFLLFILPLPSAALEGNETDRLALLSFKSEITVDPFGLFISWNESVHFCKWVGVKCSPQQRVTELNLPSYQFIGELSPSIGNLSFLTTLNLQNNSFGGEIPQEIGSLSKLQILAFEYNYFVGEIPITISNCSELHYIGFFRNNLTGLLPKEIGLLTKLEELELSSNKLFGEIPESLGNLSSLRGFWATLNNFHGSIPTSFGQLKNLTVLSIGANNLIGSIPSSIYNLSSIRTFSLPVNQLEGSLPADLGLLFPDLQILRIHTNEFSGSIPFTLSNATKLVVYSISKNRFTGKVPSLANMRDLEELGLFVNNLGFRDVDDLNFLSSLVNCSNLSSVVISDNNFGGMLPEYISNFSTKLKIIGFGRNYIHGTIPTDVGNLIRLEALGLERNQLTGLIPSSLGKLKKLGDLFLNMNKLSGSIPQSFGNLSALGRCNLRLNNLTGAIPSNVGENQNLLMLALSQNHLTGTIPKELMSISSLSIGLDLSENFLTGSIPFEVGKLINLGYLHISDNMLTGVIPSTLSGCTSLVDLNLGGNFLQGPIPQSLSSLKGIEQLDLSRNNLSGQIPSYFQDFNFLNYLNLSFNNLEGEVPTQGVLKNATAFSIIGNKKLCGGIHELNLSRCSFQSPTKQKPTMTVKIIVSVVGGLVGSVLVFFVVLFFWSRKRKNKLDLDPLPSVSCLVVSYNDLLKATNEFSPNNLIGVGGYGSVYKGTLSQDESVVAIKVFNIHHRMASKSFLAECEALRNLRHRNLVKILSACSGFNFQGNDFLALVYDFMVNGNLENWLHPDGSLNQEEGPRRLNIKQRLNIAIDVVSALDYLHNGSHIPIVHCDLKPSNVLLDANMTAHLGDFGLAKIMAETSLQNRSTETESIGIRGTIGYAPPEYAMGNKVSTYGDVYSYGILLLEMFTGKRPTDDMFNDGLTLNSYVLSALPDQVEQIADPTMSLQELEETSNNDAMMEANQSLRIRECLFCIFSIGVACSVAAPTQRMNISDAAAELRLARGNFSRGLNVGT comes from the exons ATGGAGTGTGGAAACAGTCCCCATTGTATGAAATGCTGCAAATTTGAGCTCATTCTAATGTGTTTTCTTCTATTCATCCTTCCCTTACCCTCAGCAGCTCTTGAAGGAAATGAAACAGACAGGCTTGCATTGCTTTCTTTCAAATCTGAAATAACTGTTGATCCATTTGGTTTGTTCATCTCTTGGAATGAATCTGTTCATTTCTGCAAATGGGTTGGTGTTAAATGCAGTCCACAACAGAGAGTTACTGAGTTAAATCTTCCCTCTTATCAATTCATTGGTGAATTATCACCATCTATAGGGAACTTGAGTTTCCTTACAACGTTAAACCTCCAAAACAATAGCTTTGGTGGGGAAATTCCACAAGAGATTGGTAGCTTGAGCAAGCTGCAAATATTGGCCTTCGAATATAACTACTTTGTAGGGGAGATTCCCATCACCATATCAAACTGCTCTGAGCTTCACTACATTGGATTCTTTAGGAACAATCTCACTGGCTTACTTCCAAAAGAAATTGGATTGTTGACCAAACTTGAAGAACTTGAGTTGTCTTCCAACAAACTGTTTGGAGAAATACCTGAATCACTTGGAAATCTTTCATCACTCCGGGGTTTCTGGGCCACCTTGAACAATTTCCATGGCAGTATTCCTACTAGCTTTGGGCAATTGAAAAACTTAACAGTTCTTTCTATTGGAGCAAACAATTTGATTGGTTCTATTCCTTCCTCAATCTACAACCTTTCATCCATAAGAACCTTTTCACTTCCTGTCAATCAGCTTGAGGGTAGCCTTCCAGCAGATTTAGGTCTTCTCTTTCCAGATCTTCAGATCCTTAGAATTCATACCAATGAATTCAGTGGATCAATTCCTTTTACACTATCCAATGCCACAAAACTTGTGGTGTATTCCATCTCAAAAAATAGGTTTACTGGGAAAGTGCCTAGCCTGGCAAACATGAGGGATCTTGAGGAACTTGGACTTTTTGTAAACAATCTTGGATTTAGGGATGTTGATGACTTGAATTTTCTATCTTCTCTTGTCAATTGCAGCAATTTGAGTTCTGTGGTCATTAGTGACAACAATTTTGGTGGGATGCTTCCAGAATATATAAGCAACTTCTCTACAAAGCTGAAGATTATTGGATTTGGAAGAAACTATATTCATGGAACCATTCCAACTGATGTTGGGAATCTCATTCGATTGGAGGCATTAGGTCTGGAGAGAAACCAACTGACTGGTCTTATACCAAGTTCATTGgggaaactaaaaaaactgGGAGATTTGTTCTTGAATATGAACAAACTCTCAGGGTCAATTCCCCAGTCTTTTGGAAATTTATCTGCATTAGGGAGATGTAATCTGAGGTTAAACAACTTGACAGGAGCCATTCCATCAAATGTTGGAGAGAACCAAAATTTGCTGATGCTAGCACTTTCTCAAAACCATCTAACTGGTACGATACCAAAAGAGTTGATGAGTATTTCATCTTTATCAATTGGTCTTGATCTGTCTGAGAATTTTTTGACTGGCTCCATTCCCTTTGAAGTAGGCAAGTTGATCAACCTTGGCTATTTGCATATTTCTGACAACATGTTAACTGGGGTCATTCCCTCTACTCTCAGTGGTTGCACAAGCTTAGTAGATCTAAACTTGGGTGGAAATTTTCTTCAGGGTCCCATACCTCAGTCTTTGAGTTCTTTGAAAGGTATCGAACAACTCGACCTCTCTCGCAACAATCTTTCAGGCCAAATCCCATCCtattttcaagatttcaaCTTCTTGAACTacttgaatttatctttcaacAATCTGGAAGGTGAAGTTCCCACACAAGGGGTGTTAAAAAATGCAACTGCCTTCTCCATTATCGGAAACAAGAAACTTTGTGGTGGTATACATGAATTGAATCTATCGAGATGCAGTTTTCAAAGCCCCACAAAGCAGAAACCAACTATGACAGTGAAAATAATCGTCTCTGTTGTTGGTGGATTGGTGGGAAGTGTTCTGGTCTTCTTTGTTGTGCTCTTTTTCTGGtcaaggaagaggaagaataaGCTGGATCTTGATCCATTACCAAGTGTTTCATGTCTTGTTGTATCTTATAATGATCTTCTTAAAGCCACCAATGAGTTTTCTCCCAACAATCTAATTGGAGTTGGTGGTTATGGATCTGTCTATAAAGGAACTCTCAGTCAGGATGAAAGTGTTGTTGCAATTAAAGTGTTCAACATTCATCATAGAATGGCATCAAAAAGCTTTCTGGCAGAATGTGAAGCTCTTAGAAACCTTAGACATCGAAACCTAGTCAAAATTCTTTCAGCGTGCTCGGGTTTCAATTTTCAAGGAAATGATTTTCTCGCATTGGTTTATGATTTCATGGTGAATGGGAACCTAGAGAATTGGCTACATCCAGATGGTAGTTTAAATCAGGAAGAGGGCCCAAGACGTTTAAATATCAAGCAAAGGCTAAATATTGCCATTGATGTGGTTAGTGCTCTGGATTATCTGCACAACGGTAGCCACATACCAATAGTTCACTGTGACTTGAAGCCTAGCAATGTTCTTTTGGATGCTAACATGACTGCTCACCTTGGAGATTTTGGACTAGCAAAAATTATGGCTGAAACTTCCCTCCAAAATAGATCAACCGAAACTGAGTCCATTGGTATCAGAGGCACCATTGGATACGCACCTCCAG AGTATGCAATGGGAAACAAGGTTTCTACATATGGAGATGTGTATAGTTATGGCATTCTATTATTGGAGATGTTCACTGGAAAGAGGCCAACTGATGATATGTTCAATGATGGCTTAACCTTGAACAGCTACGTTCTTTCCGCTTTACCTGACCAGGTAGAACAAATAGCAGATCCAACAATGAGCCTTCAAGAACTAGAGGAAACAAGTAACAACGATGCTATGATGGAGGCTAATCAATCTCTTAGAATTAGAGAGTGCTTGTTTTGCATTTTCAGCATTGGAGTTGCCTGTTCTGTTGCAGCACCTACTCAGAGAATGAATATCAGTGATGCTGCTGCCGAACTTCGTCTTGCAAGAGGAAACTTTTCTAGGGGCTTGAATGTGggaacataa